In the genome of Geotrypetes seraphini chromosome 16, aGeoSer1.1, whole genome shotgun sequence, one region contains:
- the C1R gene encoding complement C1r subcomponent isoform X3, whose translation MFQIFLWIFICRLVHSAPTQRQYYGQITSPNYPNSYPNNNISVWDIAVPEGFHVKLNFWQFDLEPSEACNYDYVKISADKKDLGRYCGQVSSKVGNHPGQQEFISRGNQMKLLFNSDFSNEENGVTIFYRGFLAFYQAVDTDECARDVDESNRAEHPLCDHHCHNYIGGYFCSCRPGYQLQSDQRSCKAQCINELFTEAEGYISSPEYPSPYPADLQCNYSIRLEKGLSISLKFLDPFEIDDHQQVECPYDTLQIYAKGNRIGKYCGRKNPGTIDTQSHTVDLLFLTDDSGDCRGWKVHYTSERVRCPMPVVRDKFSILKPQQAEYRLHDYILVSCKTGYKLMEDNEELRSFTSVCQPDGTWHRKLPHCEIVSCGKPKKLENGKYTYKSSPNENTYQSVIKYQCNEPYYSMIKENSNDTYTCTAQRLWKDTQDLESIPDCLPVCGKPDLPVTGIGRIIGGHEAKHGAFPWQVYLRTSGSGLGGGALIAERWILTAAHVIHPKENKKEDLQKVMDNTEIYLGHTEVEELIKLGNYAVENIFVHPGYTMDEHNYNNDIALIKLSGSVTMNRDAMPICLPDSSHNSLYSDRQLGYVSGFGVTENKIAKKLRYVSLPITSDRECRNYLAGKETNQAYVFSENMFCAGFPETSKIRQDSCQGDSGGVFTVEEPSINRWIAVGIVSWGIGCGKGYGFYTKLNNYRDWMSEVMKN comes from the exons AT GTTTCAGATTTTCCTCTGGATCTTCATCTGCAGACTGGTACATTCTGCTCCAACTCAGAGGCAGTATTATGGGCAAATTACATCCCCAAACTATCCCAATTCATATCCCAATAACAATATTAGTGTGTGGGACATAGCTGTGCCCGAGGGCTTCCATGTCAAGCTCAACTTCTGGCAGTTCGACCTGGAGCCCTCTGAAGCCTGTAACTACGACTATGTGAAG ATTTCAGCTGATAAGAAGGATTTGGGCAGATACTGCGGTCAGGTCAGTTCTAAGGTGGGTAACCACCCTGGTCAGCAAGAATTTATATCCAGAGGAAACCAGATGAAGCTCCTTTTCAACTCCGATTTTTCCAACGAAGAAAACGGTGTCACCATCTTCTACAGAGGCTTCCTggccttttaccaagctgtgg ACACGGATGAATGTGCTAGAGATGTTGATGAGTCTAACCGCGCTGAACACCCCCTCTGTGATCATCATTGCCACAACTACATCGGGGGCTACTTCTGCTCCTGTCGACCAGGTTACCAGCTCCAGAGTGACCAAAGATCATGCAAAG CTCAATGCATCAATGAATTGTTTACGGAGGCGGAGGGATACATTAGCAGCCCGGAGTATCCGAGCCCATATCCTGCAGATCTCCAGTGTAACTATAGCATTCGGCTGGAGAAGGGTTTAAGCATCAGCCTGAAGTTCTTGGATCCCTTTGAAATAGATGACCATCAGCAGGTGGAATGTCCATACGACACTCTGCAG ATCTATGCAAAAGGGAACAGGATTGGAAAGTACTGTGGTAGGAAGAATCCGGGCACCATCGACACCCAGAGTCACACTGTGGATCTCCTCTTCTTAACTGATGACTCAGGAGACTGCAGGGGTTGGAAGGTTCATTACACCTCAGAGC GAGTTCGCTGTCCTATGCCTGTTGTGCGGGATAAATTTAGCATCCTTAAACCGCAACAAGCAGAGTATCGCTTGCATGATTACATCCTTGTGAGCTGTAAGACGGGCTACAAGCTCATGGAG GATAATGAGGAGCTGAGGTCCTTCACCTCTGTCTGTCAACCTGACGGCACCTGGCACAGAAAACTCCCACACTGTGAAA TTGTGAGCTGCGGGAAGCCCAAGAAGTTGGAAAATGGAAAGTACACTTATAAGAGCTCACCAAATGAGAACACATACCAGTCGGTGATAAAGTATCAGTGTAACGAGCCTTATTACAGCATGATAAAAGAAAACAGCAATG ACACGTACACTTGCACTGCTCAGCGCTTGTGGAAGGACACACAGGACCTTGAGAGCATTCCAGATTGCTTGCCAG TGTGTGGGAAACCTGACTTGCCTGTGACAGGAATTGGGAGGATCATTGGAGGACATGAAGCGAAACATGGGGCCTTCCCCTGGCAGGTGTATCTGCGGACATCTGGAAGTGGCTTGGGTGGAGGAGCATTAATTGCTGAACGCTGGATCCTCACAGCAGCCCATGTGATACACCCCAAGGAGAACAAGAAAGAAGACTTACAGAAAGTCATGGACAATACAGAGATCTATCTGGGGCACACTGAGGTTGAGGAACTGATTAAACTAGGTAATTATGCTGTGGAGAACATTTTTGTGCATCCAGGCTACACAATGGATGAACACAATTACAATAACGACATTGCTCTCATCAAATTGTCAGGCAGTGTCACCATGAACAGGGACGCCATGCCGATCTGCCTTCCAGACAGCAGCCATAACAGCCTCTACAGTGACAGACAACTGGGCTACGTGAGTGGCTTTGGTGTAACTGAAAACAAGATCGCAAAGAAGCTTAGATACGTCTCACTCCCAATTACGAGTGACCGTGAATGCAGAAATTATCTGGCAGGGAAAGAAACTAACCAAGCCTATGTGTTTTCTGAGAATATGTTCTGCGCAGGTTTCCCTGAAACCAGTAAAATTCGCCAGGATTCCTGCCAAGGAGACAGCGGTGGGGTGTTCACTGTGGAGGAGCCGAGCATCAACCGTTGGATTGCAGTGGGTATTGTCTCTTGGGGAATCGGTTGTGGAAAAGGATACGGCTTCTACACCAAACTCAATAACTATC
- the C1R gene encoding complement C1r subcomponent isoform X2 — protein sequence MVSSVTETKRFQIFLWIFICRLVHSAPTQRQYYGQITSPNYPNSYPNNNISVWDIAVPEGFHVKLNFWQFDLEPSEACNYDYVKISADKKDLGRYCGQVSSKVGNHPGQQEFISRGNQMKLLFNSDFSNEENGVTIFYRGFLAFYQAVDTDECARDVDESNRAEHPLCDHHCHNYIGGYFCSCRPGYQLQSDQRSCKAQCINELFTEAEGYISSPEYPSPYPADLQCNYSIRLEKGLSISLKFLDPFEIDDHQQVECPYDTLQIYAKGNRIGKYCGRKNPGTIDTQSHTVDLLFLTDDSGDCRGWKVHYTSERVRCPMPVVRDKFSILKPQQAEYRLHDYILVSCKTGYKLMEDNEELRSFTSVCQPDGTWHRKLPHCEIVSCGKPKKLENGKYTYKSSPNENTYQSVIKYQCNEPYYSMIKENSNDTYTCTAQRLWKDTQDLESIPDCLPVCGKPDLPVTGIGRIIGGHEAKHGAFPWQVYLRTSGSGLGGGALIAERWILTAAHVIHPKENKKEDLQKVMDNTEIYLGHTEVEELIKLGNYAVENIFVHPGYTMDEHNYNNDIALIKLSGSVTMNRDAMPICLPDSSHNSLYSDRQLGYVSGFGVTENKIAKKLRYVSLPITSDRECRNYLAGKETNQAYVFSENMFCAGFPETSKIRQDSCQGDSGGVFTVEEPSINRWIAVGIVSWGIGCGKGYGFYTKLNNYRDWMSEVMKN from the exons ATGGTCAGCTCAGTCACTGAAACAAAAAG GTTTCAGATTTTCCTCTGGATCTTCATCTGCAGACTGGTACATTCTGCTCCAACTCAGAGGCAGTATTATGGGCAAATTACATCCCCAAACTATCCCAATTCATATCCCAATAACAATATTAGTGTGTGGGACATAGCTGTGCCCGAGGGCTTCCATGTCAAGCTCAACTTCTGGCAGTTCGACCTGGAGCCCTCTGAAGCCTGTAACTACGACTATGTGAAG ATTTCAGCTGATAAGAAGGATTTGGGCAGATACTGCGGTCAGGTCAGTTCTAAGGTGGGTAACCACCCTGGTCAGCAAGAATTTATATCCAGAGGAAACCAGATGAAGCTCCTTTTCAACTCCGATTTTTCCAACGAAGAAAACGGTGTCACCATCTTCTACAGAGGCTTCCTggccttttaccaagctgtgg ACACGGATGAATGTGCTAGAGATGTTGATGAGTCTAACCGCGCTGAACACCCCCTCTGTGATCATCATTGCCACAACTACATCGGGGGCTACTTCTGCTCCTGTCGACCAGGTTACCAGCTCCAGAGTGACCAAAGATCATGCAAAG CTCAATGCATCAATGAATTGTTTACGGAGGCGGAGGGATACATTAGCAGCCCGGAGTATCCGAGCCCATATCCTGCAGATCTCCAGTGTAACTATAGCATTCGGCTGGAGAAGGGTTTAAGCATCAGCCTGAAGTTCTTGGATCCCTTTGAAATAGATGACCATCAGCAGGTGGAATGTCCATACGACACTCTGCAG ATCTATGCAAAAGGGAACAGGATTGGAAAGTACTGTGGTAGGAAGAATCCGGGCACCATCGACACCCAGAGTCACACTGTGGATCTCCTCTTCTTAACTGATGACTCAGGAGACTGCAGGGGTTGGAAGGTTCATTACACCTCAGAGC GAGTTCGCTGTCCTATGCCTGTTGTGCGGGATAAATTTAGCATCCTTAAACCGCAACAAGCAGAGTATCGCTTGCATGATTACATCCTTGTGAGCTGTAAGACGGGCTACAAGCTCATGGAG GATAATGAGGAGCTGAGGTCCTTCACCTCTGTCTGTCAACCTGACGGCACCTGGCACAGAAAACTCCCACACTGTGAAA TTGTGAGCTGCGGGAAGCCCAAGAAGTTGGAAAATGGAAAGTACACTTATAAGAGCTCACCAAATGAGAACACATACCAGTCGGTGATAAAGTATCAGTGTAACGAGCCTTATTACAGCATGATAAAAGAAAACAGCAATG ACACGTACACTTGCACTGCTCAGCGCTTGTGGAAGGACACACAGGACCTTGAGAGCATTCCAGATTGCTTGCCAG TGTGTGGGAAACCTGACTTGCCTGTGACAGGAATTGGGAGGATCATTGGAGGACATGAAGCGAAACATGGGGCCTTCCCCTGGCAGGTGTATCTGCGGACATCTGGAAGTGGCTTGGGTGGAGGAGCATTAATTGCTGAACGCTGGATCCTCACAGCAGCCCATGTGATACACCCCAAGGAGAACAAGAAAGAAGACTTACAGAAAGTCATGGACAATACAGAGATCTATCTGGGGCACACTGAGGTTGAGGAACTGATTAAACTAGGTAATTATGCTGTGGAGAACATTTTTGTGCATCCAGGCTACACAATGGATGAACACAATTACAATAACGACATTGCTCTCATCAAATTGTCAGGCAGTGTCACCATGAACAGGGACGCCATGCCGATCTGCCTTCCAGACAGCAGCCATAACAGCCTCTACAGTGACAGACAACTGGGCTACGTGAGTGGCTTTGGTGTAACTGAAAACAAGATCGCAAAGAAGCTTAGATACGTCTCACTCCCAATTACGAGTGACCGTGAATGCAGAAATTATCTGGCAGGGAAAGAAACTAACCAAGCCTATGTGTTTTCTGAGAATATGTTCTGCGCAGGTTTCCCTGAAACCAGTAAAATTCGCCAGGATTCCTGCCAAGGAGACAGCGGTGGGGTGTTCACTGTGGAGGAGCCGAGCATCAACCGTTGGATTGCAGTGGGTATTGTCTCTTGGGGAATCGGTTGTGGAAAAGGATACGGCTTCTACACCAAACTCAATAACTATC
- the RBP5 gene encoding retinol-binding protein 5: MPVDLNGSYAFVSHENLEAYLKALDINVALRKIICLLKPQRELIQEGDHMIIRTLSTFKNYTMDFQLGVEFEEDLEAIDGHKCKTTVTWEGDVLVCVQKGEIRNRGWKHWLEGDLLYLELTAEDAVSRQIYRKVK, translated from the exons aTGCCTGTGGATCTGAATGGGTCATACGCCTTCGTTTCCCATGAGAACCTTGAAGCCTACCTAAAAGCACTAG ATATTAACGTAGCCCTGCGAAAGATCATTTGCCTCCTGAAGCCCCAGAGGGAATTAATCCAGGAAGGGGACCACATGATCATCAGAACGCTTTCAACTTTCAAGAACTACACCATGGATTTCCAACTAGGAGTAGAGTTTGAGGAGGACCTGGAAGCCATAGATGGGCATAAGTGCAAG ACCACTGTCACTTGGGAAGGAGATGTGCTGGTCTGTGTGCAAAAAGGTGAGATAAGGAACCGAGGCTGGAAACATTGGCTGGAGGGAGACCTGCTGTACCTG GAATTGACAGCAGAGGATGCGGTGAGCAGACAAATTTATCGAAAGGTGAAGTGA
- the LOC117350687 gene encoding tumor necrosis factor receptor superfamily member 3-like isoform X2 produces the protein MTKLRLECPKNMNLVNGRCCQMCPAGNHKLKDCTDSAKTECELCEKGTFMEHENSLAKCQPCSHCRGIHLIEASPCNQTHDALCQCSEGFYCSLRNRGACEFCLHVSSCPLGFGVLRRATSWDDTVCEICQNGTFSNVSDTSSPCLNHTKCPELGLVLTLHGTNVTDSVCATPSATLSTSWCLLLTLSLPLVIISLIILLWRHCGKKRSTLRLQTPGTLKMHRLDKYISGSQDGVASPRSLFSSNKVLDGENPRKTRSNIYCGPFLQSSPASCRHVEKCSAGIPTAAVLPPVLPIKVKCVLSAEMAHLPCPSSQSETMEGPRGCSSEMGEEDDVCDSFCINGAESPLRTLEDSCPMSLPTLTASQNLTCDPYHMVQPGLETEVNSCSIWAPPCELKSQVQERHTGERSETSQPEEDEWKE, from the exons ATGACAAAATTGCGGTTAGAGTGTCCCAAGAATATGAACCTGGTCAATGGAAGGTGCTGCCAGATGTGTCCTGCGG GAAATCACAAGCTGAAAGACTGCACAGACTCTGCAAAAACCGAATGTGAACTCTGCGAAAAAGGAACCTTCATGGAGCATGAGAACTCCCTCGCCAAATGCCAGCCCTGTTCACACTGCAGAG GCATACACCTCATTGAGGCCTCTCCCTGTAATCAGACACATGATGCCCTGTGCCAATGTTCGGAGGGCTTCTACTGTTCCCTGAGAAACAGGGGTGCCTGTGAATTCTGCTTGCACGTGTCTTCCTGTCCTCTTGGCTTTGGGGTGCTGAGAAGGG CAACCTCCTGGGATGACACTGTGTGTGAAATCTGCCAAAATGGGACTTTCTCGAATGTCAGTGACACCTCTTCCCCCTGCCTGAATCACACAAA ATGCCCAGAACTTGGACTAGTGCTGACGCTTCATGGAACAAACGTCACAGACAGTGTGTGTGCTACACCCTCAGCAACCTTGT CAACCTCTTGGTGTCTTTTGCTGACTCTATCTCTGCCTCTGGTGATCATCAGTCTTATCATTCTGCTGTGGAGACATTGCGGCAAAAAAC GCTCTACGCTGAGACTGCAGACCCCGGGGACTCTAAAGATG CACCGGTTGGATAAATACATCTCTGGCTCACAGGACGGCGTAGCCTCTCCAAGATCACTGTTCTCTTCAAACAAGGTCCTAGACGGAGAGAACCCCCGAAAAACAAGGTCCAATATATACTGTGGTCCCTTTCTGCAATCCTCGCCAGCATCCTGCAGacatgtagagaaat gCTCTGCAGGGATTCCAACTGCCGCAGTCCTTCCTCCTGTTCTACCTATCAAAGTCAAGTGTGTACTTTCTGCAGAAATGGCTCATCTTCCTTGTCCTTCCTCCCAGTCTGAAACCATGGAGGGACCAAGAGGCTGCAGTTCAGAGATGGGAGAAGAAGACGATGTCTGTGACTCATTTTGCATTA ATGGGGCAGAATCACCATTAAGGACTCTGGAAGACAGTTGTCCTATGTCCCTACCGACCCTGACTGCATCTCAAAACTTGACGTGTGACCCTTACCACATGGTCCAGCCAGGGCTAGAGACTGAGGTCAACTCCTGCAGCATTTGGGCTCCTCCCTGTGAACTGAAGAGCCAGGTTCAGGAGAGACACACTGGGGAGAGGTCTGAGACTTCACAACCGGAGGAGGATGAGTGGAAGGAATGA
- the C1R gene encoding complement C1r subcomponent isoform X1 produces MSVLSLPASPGSSRFQIFLWIFICRLVHSAPTQRQYYGQITSPNYPNSYPNNNISVWDIAVPEGFHVKLNFWQFDLEPSEACNYDYVKISADKKDLGRYCGQVSSKVGNHPGQQEFISRGNQMKLLFNSDFSNEENGVTIFYRGFLAFYQAVDTDECARDVDESNRAEHPLCDHHCHNYIGGYFCSCRPGYQLQSDQRSCKAQCINELFTEAEGYISSPEYPSPYPADLQCNYSIRLEKGLSISLKFLDPFEIDDHQQVECPYDTLQIYAKGNRIGKYCGRKNPGTIDTQSHTVDLLFLTDDSGDCRGWKVHYTSERVRCPMPVVRDKFSILKPQQAEYRLHDYILVSCKTGYKLMEDNEELRSFTSVCQPDGTWHRKLPHCEIVSCGKPKKLENGKYTYKSSPNENTYQSVIKYQCNEPYYSMIKENSNDTYTCTAQRLWKDTQDLESIPDCLPVCGKPDLPVTGIGRIIGGHEAKHGAFPWQVYLRTSGSGLGGGALIAERWILTAAHVIHPKENKKEDLQKVMDNTEIYLGHTEVEELIKLGNYAVENIFVHPGYTMDEHNYNNDIALIKLSGSVTMNRDAMPICLPDSSHNSLYSDRQLGYVSGFGVTENKIAKKLRYVSLPITSDRECRNYLAGKETNQAYVFSENMFCAGFPETSKIRQDSCQGDSGGVFTVEEPSINRWIAVGIVSWGIGCGKGYGFYTKLNNYRDWMSEVMKN; encoded by the exons ATGTCTGTTCTCTCTCTGCCGGCCTCCCCCGGCTCCAGCAGGTTTCAGATTTTCCTCTGGATCTTCATCTGCAGACTGGTACATTCTGCTCCAACTCAGAGGCAGTATTATGGGCAAATTACATCCCCAAACTATCCCAATTCATATCCCAATAACAATATTAGTGTGTGGGACATAGCTGTGCCCGAGGGCTTCCATGTCAAGCTCAACTTCTGGCAGTTCGACCTGGAGCCCTCTGAAGCCTGTAACTACGACTATGTGAAG ATTTCAGCTGATAAGAAGGATTTGGGCAGATACTGCGGTCAGGTCAGTTCTAAGGTGGGTAACCACCCTGGTCAGCAAGAATTTATATCCAGAGGAAACCAGATGAAGCTCCTTTTCAACTCCGATTTTTCCAACGAAGAAAACGGTGTCACCATCTTCTACAGAGGCTTCCTggccttttaccaagctgtgg ACACGGATGAATGTGCTAGAGATGTTGATGAGTCTAACCGCGCTGAACACCCCCTCTGTGATCATCATTGCCACAACTACATCGGGGGCTACTTCTGCTCCTGTCGACCAGGTTACCAGCTCCAGAGTGACCAAAGATCATGCAAAG CTCAATGCATCAATGAATTGTTTACGGAGGCGGAGGGATACATTAGCAGCCCGGAGTATCCGAGCCCATATCCTGCAGATCTCCAGTGTAACTATAGCATTCGGCTGGAGAAGGGTTTAAGCATCAGCCTGAAGTTCTTGGATCCCTTTGAAATAGATGACCATCAGCAGGTGGAATGTCCATACGACACTCTGCAG ATCTATGCAAAAGGGAACAGGATTGGAAAGTACTGTGGTAGGAAGAATCCGGGCACCATCGACACCCAGAGTCACACTGTGGATCTCCTCTTCTTAACTGATGACTCAGGAGACTGCAGGGGTTGGAAGGTTCATTACACCTCAGAGC GAGTTCGCTGTCCTATGCCTGTTGTGCGGGATAAATTTAGCATCCTTAAACCGCAACAAGCAGAGTATCGCTTGCATGATTACATCCTTGTGAGCTGTAAGACGGGCTACAAGCTCATGGAG GATAATGAGGAGCTGAGGTCCTTCACCTCTGTCTGTCAACCTGACGGCACCTGGCACAGAAAACTCCCACACTGTGAAA TTGTGAGCTGCGGGAAGCCCAAGAAGTTGGAAAATGGAAAGTACACTTATAAGAGCTCACCAAATGAGAACACATACCAGTCGGTGATAAAGTATCAGTGTAACGAGCCTTATTACAGCATGATAAAAGAAAACAGCAATG ACACGTACACTTGCACTGCTCAGCGCTTGTGGAAGGACACACAGGACCTTGAGAGCATTCCAGATTGCTTGCCAG TGTGTGGGAAACCTGACTTGCCTGTGACAGGAATTGGGAGGATCATTGGAGGACATGAAGCGAAACATGGGGCCTTCCCCTGGCAGGTGTATCTGCGGACATCTGGAAGTGGCTTGGGTGGAGGAGCATTAATTGCTGAACGCTGGATCCTCACAGCAGCCCATGTGATACACCCCAAGGAGAACAAGAAAGAAGACTTACAGAAAGTCATGGACAATACAGAGATCTATCTGGGGCACACTGAGGTTGAGGAACTGATTAAACTAGGTAATTATGCTGTGGAGAACATTTTTGTGCATCCAGGCTACACAATGGATGAACACAATTACAATAACGACATTGCTCTCATCAAATTGTCAGGCAGTGTCACCATGAACAGGGACGCCATGCCGATCTGCCTTCCAGACAGCAGCCATAACAGCCTCTACAGTGACAGACAACTGGGCTACGTGAGTGGCTTTGGTGTAACTGAAAACAAGATCGCAAAGAAGCTTAGATACGTCTCACTCCCAATTACGAGTGACCGTGAATGCAGAAATTATCTGGCAGGGAAAGAAACTAACCAAGCCTATGTGTTTTCTGAGAATATGTTCTGCGCAGGTTTCCCTGAAACCAGTAAAATTCGCCAGGATTCCTGCCAAGGAGACAGCGGTGGGGTGTTCACTGTGGAGGAGCCGAGCATCAACCGTTGGATTGCAGTGGGTATTGTCTCTTGGGGAATCGGTTGTGGAAAAGGATACGGCTTCTACACCAAACTCAATAACTATC
- the LOC117350687 gene encoding tumor necrosis factor receptor superfamily member 3-like isoform X1: MTKLRLECPKNMNLVNGRCCQMCPAGNHKLKDCTDSAKTECELCEKGTFMEHENSLAKCQPCSHCRGIHLIEASPCNQTHDALCQCSEGFYCSLRNRGACEFCLHVSSCPLGFGVLRRATSWDDTVCEICQNGTFSNVSDTSSPCLNHTKCPELGLVLTLHGTNVTDSVCATPSATLSATSWCLLLTLSLPLVIISLIILLWRHCGKKRSTLRLQTPGTLKMHRLDKYISGSQDGVASPRSLFSSNKVLDGENPRKTRSNIYCGPFLQSSPASCRHVEKCSAGIPTAAVLPPVLPIKVKCVLSAEMAHLPCPSSQSETMEGPRGCSSEMGEEDDVCDSFCINGAESPLRTLEDSCPMSLPTLTASQNLTCDPYHMVQPGLETEVNSCSIWAPPCELKSQVQERHTGERSETSQPEEDEWKE; encoded by the exons ATGACAAAATTGCGGTTAGAGTGTCCCAAGAATATGAACCTGGTCAATGGAAGGTGCTGCCAGATGTGTCCTGCGG GAAATCACAAGCTGAAAGACTGCACAGACTCTGCAAAAACCGAATGTGAACTCTGCGAAAAAGGAACCTTCATGGAGCATGAGAACTCCCTCGCCAAATGCCAGCCCTGTTCACACTGCAGAG GCATACACCTCATTGAGGCCTCTCCCTGTAATCAGACACATGATGCCCTGTGCCAATGTTCGGAGGGCTTCTACTGTTCCCTGAGAAACAGGGGTGCCTGTGAATTCTGCTTGCACGTGTCTTCCTGTCCTCTTGGCTTTGGGGTGCTGAGAAGGG CAACCTCCTGGGATGACACTGTGTGTGAAATCTGCCAAAATGGGACTTTCTCGAATGTCAGTGACACCTCTTCCCCCTGCCTGAATCACACAAA ATGCCCAGAACTTGGACTAGTGCTGACGCTTCATGGAACAAACGTCACAGACAGTGTGTGTGCTACACCCTCAGCAACCTTGT CAGCAACCTCTTGGTGTCTTTTGCTGACTCTATCTCTGCCTCTGGTGATCATCAGTCTTATCATTCTGCTGTGGAGACATTGCGGCAAAAAAC GCTCTACGCTGAGACTGCAGACCCCGGGGACTCTAAAGATG CACCGGTTGGATAAATACATCTCTGGCTCACAGGACGGCGTAGCCTCTCCAAGATCACTGTTCTCTTCAAACAAGGTCCTAGACGGAGAGAACCCCCGAAAAACAAGGTCCAATATATACTGTGGTCCCTTTCTGCAATCCTCGCCAGCATCCTGCAGacatgtagagaaat gCTCTGCAGGGATTCCAACTGCCGCAGTCCTTCCTCCTGTTCTACCTATCAAAGTCAAGTGTGTACTTTCTGCAGAAATGGCTCATCTTCCTTGTCCTTCCTCCCAGTCTGAAACCATGGAGGGACCAAGAGGCTGCAGTTCAGAGATGGGAGAAGAAGACGATGTCTGTGACTCATTTTGCATTA ATGGGGCAGAATCACCATTAAGGACTCTGGAAGACAGTTGTCCTATGTCCCTACCGACCCTGACTGCATCTCAAAACTTGACGTGTGACCCTTACCACATGGTCCAGCCAGGGCTAGAGACTGAGGTCAACTCCTGCAGCATTTGGGCTCCTCCCTGTGAACTGAAGAGCCAGGTTCAGGAGAGACACACTGGGGAGAGGTCTGAGACTTCACAACCGGAGGAGGATGAGTGGAAGGAATGA